The Thermococcus peptonophilus genomic sequence CGCTTCCCCCCAAGCACTGGCCACAGGATTGAGTCTATATGGAGCGGTGGAATTCCCGTTTCTTCGGCGACTTTTCTCCAGAAGCTCACCGGCGGCTCATTAGTTATCCTTTCTGTGTAAGCTTTTATTCTGACGTCCTCGGGAATGTCTATCTCCATTGGGTACGGGACGAAGTCCCCAAAAGCTATTCTTCCCGCGTAGCCAAACATCTTGACGGCGAAAACCACGGTCTTTGCAGTTTTTGGAGAGCCCAAGACCTCTGCAATGTCGTTCCGCAGTCCCACCATATCCTCGAAGTAGTATCTCCTAAGTTCCTGGAGCGTCAGCGAGTTTAGAAACGGCTCGAGCTTTTCCAACCTCTTGATCTTTCCGGCAACGAGACGGCGGTTGGTCCTCGATGAGGGTAAAAACTTGGAATATGCCCCAACTATGCTCTCTCCTGGAGGGTTTTGGGAGAAATAATTCGAGAATTCCCACCACCAGTCCTCTCCCTTACCGCTTAGCTGGTAGCTGACTATGGAGTTGGCTATTACCAGCTTGATGAAAGTCTCATCGTCGTTCAGGTTTTCGTGGAGGTGGTTGAGGGCGTCGAACTGAAGGTCTACCCTCTCCTCGATAGTCCTCGCGCACTCGATACCCAGCTCTTTAAGACCTTCTATAAGTTTGCCGGCTTTTTCCTCGTTCGTCCTGTACTTTATTTTCACAAAACGCTCCAGGCTCATCACTGACCACCGGCAACGCTTTTTATAATCCTGCTCAGGAAGGCGTTCTCCTCCACGACCTCTGCCCCACTGTTCCTTGGAACTCCCAGTTCAATCCTGGCCTTTATCCCGTGATCCTTTAGGTAGTCGAAAACCCCACTGCTGAGTCTCTGGAACTCGGACTTAAGGATCAGGCCGTAGACCGTCGGTCCCCAGCTGCTCTGACCTGCTCCATACGTCTTTTCATTGAGGAACTCCACTATCAGAGATATGTCCTCCCTGAACTCCCCGCCCTGGAATCCAGCAAAGTGTCTGCCCACGAGCTTCTGTATAATGCTCAGGTGTTCTCCAAAGGCCTTTATGTTGCGCTCCTTGAGGGCTGGCAAAAGGCCGAGCAGAACCCTGTGGCTTATCTCTCTGGCCGCTTCAACGTTGCCAAAGCTGGACTCCATCGCGGGCTTTTCCTCCTCCTCATCTGGGCCGCGCTTAAGCTTCGGGATTACTAAGAGGAAAGCCCACTCCTCTGGAAAGTCCTCGCGGAGTACTAACGGCGGGATGGAGTTCTTGACACCGCCATCCAGCACAAAGCCGCCGTAGGCGAAGGTGTATATTCCAGCGCCGCTGTTCTTACCCCTTCCAAGGACTCTAGCAAGTTCCCCGATCGAGACCTGAATCCCGTTGAGCCTTGCCACTGCAGTTCCAACGGCCAGGCTGAGCTGGGTAGTGGAGCCAAGGCCAACGTGCCTCGGAATTCCACGTCTGACTTCAACGAGGTAGTTTACTCCCGTCCCAAATGCAGCGTTCATTTTCTCTATGGTTCTTTCGATTGTCTTGATATCTTCTCCGTGAGCTCTGATCTCCAGCTTTTCTGAGGAAAGAACCCTTACCTCGTAGCCACCTTCGAGCGCAACCCCCAAACTCCCAAACCTTCTGCCGAGGCTGCCAGTGGGGTCGATGAGGCCGAGGTGGAGTCTCCTCGGTGTGCGCACTATCACTATCCCACCACCACAAATGCAAAGGAAAGCTGGCCTTTTAACCCTAATGAAGCTTAGGGGGAACTAACGGGAATAATGGGAGAAGGTGAGCGTAAGAATGGATCACTCAATCTTTGCAAGCTCGTAGGTGAGGGCGTCCTTCCGCCTTGCTTCCCGGAGGGCTATCCTCCGGGCTTCCTCAACATTTTCCGCCTCGACGACAAGGGTTTTTCCGTGGTGTTCCCCGCCGTAGAGCGTGAGCTCCCACTTCATATTCCCACCGTATCTATTGTCAGGCTGTCAAAGGTTTATAAATCTAACTCACCGACAGCTGTCGAAGAGACAAAAAGAAGAGTCAGGAAGAAAGCCTTGCCCCAAAGACCCTAAGGGCTAAGACAAAGACAAAGCTAACCCCAACTATCACTGGATTGAGGGTTGCTGAGATAATGCCGAGTGCCCCCGCAAGTCCCCTGACCTCTTTTCTCTGGTGCTTTCCAAACCAGCCGGTCAGCGCTATTGCGAGGAGGTACATCACGAGCAGTGTTGCACCGAGGTCGTAGAGCACCTGAAGGGCAGTCATCGCGGTCCAGTGCTTGACTGTTATGATGAACATCTCCGGGTGCGTGAAGTAGATGTACGGCCCAATGTATCCCGCGAGGGCGTACTTGACCGCGTTCATCGCCGTCTTCCAGAAGTCTCCGCCAGCTAATGCTGAACCGGCGTAGCTCGCAAGTGCAACAGGGGGAGTAACGTCGGCAAGGATTCCGAAGTAGAATACGAAGAAGTGTGCCGCCAGCAGTGCTATTGGAGTTGCAAATCCTGGAACAGGGTCTGAGTACGGGTAGAGACCCTGGACGGCGTTGAATATGGCCGGAGCCGCAACTAAAGAGGTTATGATGTAGTTGGCCGTCGTTGGAACGCCCATTCCAAGGATGAGGCTGAAGACCATCGTGAGCATCAGCAGGAGCCAGAGGTTGCCCGCTGTGAGGTCAACGAGGCGATAGCCGAGACTCGTGACGAGGCCGGTCATAGTGAGGACACCCTGTATAAGGCCTGCGCTCGCCGCCGCAAGCATGACGCTCGTGCTCGTCTTTCCAGCGTCTATCATGGACTCGTAGGTAGCCCGGTACATTGCCCGCCCATCTTCGCTCTTCGAGTACCAGCCGATGATGAGGGAGAAAATTATGCCGAAGACACCACTGAGCAGGAGTATCTGCTCCTTTGTCATTCCTATGTACTTGGTCAGGGCTATGAAGAGGAGGAAGAGTGCCGTTATGTAGAACTTCTCGTTGAACTCGACCTTGTCGCTTATGAATCCTACGGCAGCAAGTCCGAGGAGGATCATGAGCGAGAGCCCAGCGACAGGGGTGGCCAGGGTTTTGCCCGTGAACATCAGGGTGGTTGCGAGCAGGACAACAGCAACGTAGAGCCCCTCGTGGCCCTTTATGTTGTCCTTTGAAATCCAGGCAACCCAGATGGCCACGCCGAGGGATGAAATTGCCGAGATGTGCGGCGGAATACCCCAGACTAAGGCGACGGTGATGACAACTATTGGCAGGAGAATGTAGAGCTTCCTTATGAAGTAGTCAAGGCCTGAGAAGTGCTCCCGCGGCATTCCCTTGAGGCCGAGTCTCTTGGTCTCGAGGTCAATGAAGAGGTAAACGCCTGCGTAGTAGACGAGCGCCGGGATAACGGCGGCTATGATGAGCTTGTTGTAGGGAACCCCAAGGAACTCCGCCATGATGAAGGCCGCAGCGCCCATGATCGGTGGCATTAGCTGGCCGCCAGTTGAGGCAACGGGCTCAACGGCACCGGCTATTTCAGGTGGATAGCCTTGCCTTCTTCATCAGCGGTATGGTGAAAGTTCCTGTAGTCAGGACGTTGGCGACGCTTGAACCGCTCACCGTTCCCATCAGGCCGCTGGAGATGACGGCGGCTTTTGCCGGTCCACCGGGTCTCGAACCGAAGAGCGTTATCATGAACTCCGTTATGTAGTCGCTTATGCCTATCTTCAGCAGGAAAGCGCCGAAGAACACGAAGGCGAAGACGTATATCGTCATGACGAAGAACGGTATGCCGAAGATTCCCTCGTCGAAGTAGAGTTGCTGAGTAAAGCGTATCCAGTCAAACCCTATGTTGTGGATGCCGTAGGCGAGGAACACGACAACGACCGCTGGAAGAACCCATCCAAGAACCCTCCTCGTTGCCTCGAGGACGAGGATTATGGCTAGGATTCCAAAGATGACATCGGTGGTATAAACGTCGGCAAACTCGGCGTACCTCTGATAGACGACGAAGAGATAGAGAGACGAGATCGCACCGAGTATGGCCAGAACATAATCGTACCACTGAACCTTTTGAAGGTACTTCTCCTTTCGCCTTATTGGGTAGAGCAGGTAGGTGATTATGAGTATCATGGCCAGGACGAAGGCCTCGCCCTGCTTTGTCTGGAAAGTCGCCTGGAGGATTCCGATCCTTATCCCCATCTTCTGGAACATGTCGTAGAGGGTGTAGTTGAAGTTGAAGATGAACAGTATTTCGTAGATACCTATCAGGATCGCGGCTGTTTTAACGACGTTATCGAGCATTGGGGGAAGAGTTCTAATTCTCTCTATAACGACTTCCTTGGCCTTCTCAAACTGTGGCGGTTCTTCACCCATTATCAGCACCTCCCAATCGCAGTCAGCAGTATAGGACATGATTTGATCTGAAACTTAATCAATGTATCGGAGCGAGGAGCAAAGGCAAGGGAACCGTCAACCGTTATGTTAGCTTGGTTTACCGGGATGAACCAGTAGTCAAGGCTCTTTCCGAGATAGATGTTGATCCTCTTCTCGTACCAGCTCCCGTTCCAGTCCTGGAAGTCCTCTGGAAGGCCAGCACCGAAGTCCTTCCACTTCATGCCAGTTGCGTAGATGCCACTCCGGTTTACCACCAGCGTCTCTATCACCTCACTCCGCTCCACGCTGTGGATGTACTCTATCGTTATCTCGTGCTCACCCAGGGGATACACCTTCTCGGCCTTCCCATCCGTTATCACGAGAACACTCCTCTCAGCAACAGAGAAAACCAGTAAAATCAAGAAGAATGTCAAAAAAAGAAAGGACTTCCTCAAATACCTCACCCATCACGGTTTAAGCTTGTCCGGGACCTTTATGCCCTTCTCCTCGTAGAACTTAATCGCTCCTGGGTGGAGCGGGATGCTCATACCATCGAGGGCCGTGTCGAGGCTTATGTACTTGGTCTTGGCGTGTACCTTGTGAAGCTCGGCGAGGTTGTTCGGGTCGAAGAGTATCTTGGTCATCTGGTAGACGACGTCATCTGGAAGGTCGGCGCTGACGGCGAGGATTGCCTTAACGGCAACGGTCGGGGTGTCCTCAGTCATGCCGTTGTAGGTGTCCTTCGGAAGAACCTGCCTGACGTAGAATATGTATCCCTGGTCATGGAGCTTGTTGAGGATGTCGTCCGGAATCGGGAGAACCCTGACCGGGGTCTGGACGGCTATCTGGTTAACGGCCGGGGTTGGGGCACCGGAGACGATAACAGCGGCATCTATCTGGCCGACCTTAAGGCTCTGAGCGGCCTCGCTGAACTTCTGGTTGACCTTCTGAATGCTGTCCCAGACGCCAGCTGCCTTGAGTATCTGCTCGGCGGCAACTGCAGTACCGCTTCCTGCGGCACCTATGGCAACCTTCTTACCGGCGAGATCCTGGAGAGACTTAATGTCGCTGTCCGCCCTTACGACGAACTGGATGGTCTCAGGGTAAAGCGCCGCGACACCGCGTATGTTCTTAACGGCCTGTCCTTGGAACATGTAGAGGCCGTTGTAGGCGTAGTAGGCTATATCGTTCTGGAGAATAGCTGCCTGAGCCTTTCCTTCGCCGATGGCCTTGGCGTTGGTAACGCTGGCACCGCTCGTAACTGCCTTGGCCTTTATACCGTTCTTATTGAGTATCTCGGCATACTTAGAGCCAAGCGGGAAGTAGACACCGCTGGTTCCACCGGTGTAGATTGTAATGGTTCCGCTGTACGTTGCCTTAGTTTCGGAGGAGGCTGTTTCACCCCCTCCACCAATGCAACCGCTGGCCACAAGAGCAAAGACCAAAAGGGCCACGAGGCCTAGAGCTTTCATCTTCATTTTCTCCACCTCATTCTTCATTTATGTTCATTCAAATATGCTAAAGTGCATTTCAGAACATTTTTATCTTGGAGCACGGTTATATACTTTACGGTTGTAAACTTTTACGCGACTGTAAATCAAAAAGACTCACAATTTTTCGATTTTTTCCTGGAAATTTTTCTATGATACCATTTTATTTAGCAAATAAAACTTCCCTGAAAAACTCCAAAAAGGAAAGCAATCTTTACATTCAGAAAGAAGAGTGCATAAGGATGCATTTTTCTAACTATTGAAAGTGTTAATAGGGAGAGTGTTCTTCTCAATCACTCCTCACTATTATCTCAATTTTCTTGCCTTCACGGTAGCCCTTCATCGCTGACAGCATGCCCTTTATTGTCTTCTCTACGAGCTCCTGAACCCAGTCCTTCATGGGAAGAACCTGTCCGTCTATCTTGACAATGACTTTCGGCTTCTGGCTAAGGACAACGCAGTCCTGGGTGGTCTTTTCGCCTCTCACTATCATCCTCGCCATCTCAGCACAGCGGAAGCCGCAGAGGCCGCAATCAATGTTAGGGAGCATGAAGGCCTTCTCTTCCACTAGGTCTGCGAGTTTTTCTGGCTCTCTGGTGGCATCGATAACTGGGAGGCCTTTGATTTTGGTTATCTCCCTCGATGCAACAACTCCGCTAACCGCTATGGCAAGTCCTTTGTCAAGTTCTTCGACTTCTTCTGGCGCTCTAGCACAAACTACCCTCGGAACGTGCTCCACAGACTTGAATCCCTCAAGGAGCAGAAAATCAGCGCTGACCATTGAGAAGAGCGCGTTTATGTCCTTGGCTTTGAAGAGAATGGCATCAGTATCCTCTGCCCTAACCAGAACGGCGTCGGCCACTCGGGAAAACCGCCAAGTGTCAGTGCCTTTCCTGTCGAACTCCGCGTGCATGCTCTTCGCTATTGCCACCCTGTAACCCCTCTCCTTGAGAACTCTGGCGACGGCCTCTACTGTGGTCGTCTTCCCGCTCTTCTTGTAGCCCACAAACGCTACCGCTCTCATCGCAGGCACCTCACAGGAGCGTTATCCAGTTCATATCGTCTATCTTCACGATAAGCTCCCTCGCCTTATTGCCTGCGTAGTCAGTGACGTTCTTGAGCAGTATCACTTCTTCGTCGAAGTCCTCAAGAATTCCCGAAAAACTGATCTCGCTTCCAATCCCTACAGCAACCCTCTGTCCCTTCCAGCGCTCGAGTGTTTTATCAAGCAGGTACTGTTTCTCACTCATGGTTTCTCCCCCAATCCTGCACATGACTTGGGCTTTTTAACTTTCGTGTTCTCCACAAAGCCTATAAATGTCCCTTCCCCAGGCTGAGGGGTGGTATCATGAGACTGATCGTTAGAGGTAAGCACATCAGGGATTCCCTCGCCGCCGAACTGCGGAAGGAAGGGATAAAGTTTGAGGTCAGGGAGAGGCTCGGCTACGACGGCTTTATTGGCTACATGCTCACGGGGACCATTGATGAGATCGAAAAGACTATTGAAAGCATTGAGGGCGTTGATAAAGAGGCTTTGAGAGAGGGCTTCATCTCATTTAAGGAGAGTGTGAGCCACATACTTGAGCACCTGAAAGTTGGGGAAGAGGCTGAAAAGCTCCTTTCTGAAGGGGCTTGGGTTGGAGACATTCTCGACCAGCTCCACAGGGCCGGAGTGCTTGATTACGATGGAAAGACCGTTAAGCTCAGGGAAGGCACTGATCCATCTTCCATAAGGTTCGAGTTTAAGTTCCCGTTCAACATCGTCCACAATCCTGAAGAGGCTGAAAAGGTAGCCAAGCAGTTCGTGTTTACGGACCTCCTTCCCGAGTACGAGTTTGAATTCCTGGAGCTGGACATAGCTAGGATAAACAAAATCGGCTCAATAGCGGGCAAGTACTTCCCGGAGGAAGTTCTACTCAAGGCTTACTTTGCCCTCATAAGCAGGGGCATCCTCGCGGAGGAAATCCTGAGAGTTCTAAAGGACAGGAAGATCCCGGAGGAAGAACTTGTGAAAAACTTCATGAGGGCCGCTCCAATGGCGATACCAACGCCCAGGG encodes the following:
- a CDS encoding N-glycosylase/DNA lyase gives rise to the protein MSLERFVKIKYRTNEEKAGKLIEGLKELGIECARTIEERVDLQFDALNHLHENLNDDETFIKLVIANSIVSYQLSGKGEDWWWEFSNYFSQNPPGESIVGAYSKFLPSSRTNRRLVAGKIKRLEKLEPFLNSLTLQELRRYYFEDMVGLRNDIAEVLGSPKTAKTVVFAVKMFGYAGRIAFGDFVPYPMEIDIPEDVRIKAYTERITNEPPVSFWRKVAEETGIPPLHIDSILWPVLGGKREVMERLKKVCEKWGQVLELGNL
- a CDS encoding beta-ribofuranosylaminobenzene 5'-phosphate synthase family protein; amino-acid sequence: MIVRTPRRLHLGLIDPTGSLGRRFGSLGVALEGGYEVRVLSSEKLEIRAHGEDIKTIERTIEKMNAAFGTGVNYLVEVRRGIPRHVGLGSTTQLSLAVGTAVARLNGIQVSIGELARVLGRGKNSGAGIYTFAYGGFVLDGGVKNSIPPLVLREDFPEEWAFLLVIPKLKRGPDEEEEKPAMESSFGNVEAAREISHRVLLGLLPALKERNIKAFGEHLSIIQKLVGRHFAGFQGGEFREDISLIVEFLNEKTYGAGQSSWGPTVYGLILKSEFQRLSSGVFDYLKDHGIKARIELGVPRNSGAEVVEENAFLSRIIKSVAGGQ
- a CDS encoding DUF1850 domain-containing protein, yielding MITDGKAEKVYPLGEHEITIEYIHSVERSEVIETLVVNRSGIYATGMKWKDFGAGLPEDFQDWNGSWYEKRINIYLGKSLDYWFIPVNQANITVDGSLAFAPRSDTLIKFQIKSCPILLTAIGRC
- a CDS encoding TAXI family TRAP transporter solute-binding subunit, giving the protein MKMKALGLVALLVFALVASGCIGGGGETASSETKATYSGTITIYTGGTSGVYFPLGSKYAEILNKNGIKAKAVTSGASVTNAKAIGEGKAQAAILQNDIAYYAYNGLYMFQGQAVKNIRGVAALYPETIQFVVRADSDIKSLQDLAGKKVAIGAAGSGTAVAAEQILKAAGVWDSIQKVNQKFSEAAQSLKVGQIDAAVIVSGAPTPAVNQIAVQTPVRVLPIPDDILNKLHDQGYIFYVRQVLPKDTYNGMTEDTPTVAVKAILAVSADLPDDVVYQMTKILFDPNNLAELHKVHAKTKYISLDTALDGMSIPLHPGAIKFYEEKGIKVPDKLKP
- the mobB gene encoding molybdopterin-guanine dinucleotide biosynthesis protein B — its product is MRAVAFVGYKKSGKTTTVEAVARVLKERGYRVAIAKSMHAEFDRKGTDTWRFSRVADAVLVRAEDTDAILFKAKDINALFSMVSADFLLLEGFKSVEHVPRVVCARAPEEVEELDKGLAIAVSGVVASREITKIKGLPVIDATREPEKLADLVEEKAFMLPNIDCGLCGFRCAEMARMIVRGEKTTQDCVVLSQKPKVIVKIDGQVLPMKDWVQELVEKTIKGMLSAMKGYREGKKIEIIVRSD
- a CDS encoding LSm family protein, encoding MSEKQYLLDKTLERWKGQRVAVGIGSEISFSGILEDFDEEVILLKNVTDYAGNKARELIVKIDDMNWITLL